The genomic interval GGTCACGACGGGTTCGTCGGGCGCGTTCACGCTGATCTTCCTGGCCGCCTTCGACATCGGCGACACCGTGGTGGTGGCCCGTCCCGGCTACCCGGCCTACCGCAACACCCTCGCCGCCCTGGGCTGCCGGGTGGTCGAACTGGACTGCGGCCCGCAGACCCGGTTCCAGCCGACGGTCGCGATGCTCGAGGCGCTGCCGGAGCCACCGGCGGGGCTCATCGTGGCGAGTCCGGCCAACCCGACCGGCACCATGATCGACCCGGACGAACTGGCCGCCCTGGCCCGCTGGTGCGATGCGCACGGCACGCTGCTGATCTCCGACGAGATCTACCACGGCATCGTCTACGCGAATACCGAACCGACCGCCTCGGCGTGGGAGACCTCGCGCGAGGCCGTGGTCGTCGGCTCGGTGTCGAAGTACTTCTCGATGACCGGCTGGCGTCTGGGCTGGATGCTGGTGCCCGCGGGCCTGCGCCCGGCGCTGCAGCGGCTGGCGTCCAATATGACCGTCTGCCCGCCGGCCGTCTCGCAGTACGCGGCGGTGCACGCCTTCGGGGCGGAGGCCGCGACCGAACTCGACGGCCACGTCCGCCGGTACGCCGACAACCGCGCGCTGCTGCTCGAGGGCCTGCCCCGACTGGGCATCACCGAACTCGCCCCCGCCGACGGCGCGTTCTACGCCTACGCCGATATCGCCCACCTGACCGACGATTCCACGCGCTGGTGCGCGGATCTGCTGGCGCACACGGGAGTAGCGCTCGCGCCGGGCGTCGATTTCGACACCGCCAACGGGAACCACACGGTTCGCTTCTCCTTCGCGGGCGCCACCGCCGACATCGAAGAGGCGCTGGTCCGCCTCCGGAGATACCTGGACGCATGAACAGACCGGCCAGCTGAACAGCATCGACCCGCTAAGACTTTTCGTTCCGGCCCACCCTGGACGCCCGGATGCGGTAGAAAAGCGGTGGTTGTTTTTTCAACACCGCGGGGCGCATTTGCCCACACCAACCTGAATTGTCATAGATCGCACCGATTTGGCACGGATGAGCTGATGATGACTGGCACGATGACACGGTGATCACCGCGACGACACCGAAAGGCGAACGGCGTCGCCAAGCATTGGTCGCGGCTGCCGCCGAGTTGCTGCTCGAGGGCGGGTTCGACGCGGTGCGCCACCGTTCGGTGGCCACCCGCGCGGATCTACCGCTGGCGTCGACGACCTACTACTTCGAGTCGCTGGAGGATTTGATCGCGCGCGCGGTCGAATTCAGCGGCAACGCCGAACTGGAGGCGATGCGCCGCCGCGTCGGCGAGGTGACCCATCGCCGCCGCGGCGCCGACGCGACCGTCGACCTGATCCTGGACCTGCTCGTCGGCGTGGACGGCCACAACGAGTTCGAGCGCGGCCAGCTCATCGCGCGCTACGAGCGCTCGGTGGCCTCCGCCCGGCACCCCGAATTACGCGACGTGCAGCTACGACTACGCGCGCAGCTCGAGGAGCTGCTGGCCGATGTGCTGCGCCGGTCCGATCGGGTGGTGCGAATCGAGCAGCTGCGGCGGCTGGTCGCGGTGGTCGACGGCGCGGTGGTGGCGGCGCTGGCCGAACTGGATCCGCAACCGCGCCGGGTGGCCCGCGGCGCGCTGCTCGAGCTGATCGACGTGATCGCGCCGCCCACTTCGCAACACATCGCCGCCCCGCACGCCGCGCCCCACCCGCCGCCGCACGCACCCCCGCATTCGCTGTCCCAGCACACCACCGCCTGAGCGGCAGCGGCGAGCGGTCCGGCCCTGATCGGAGCCGAGCCGGGGAACATTAGACTGGCGCCGTGAGTCTTGTCCCGAACGTCCTCGCCACCCGGTACGCGAGCCCCGAACTGGTTCGGCTGTGGTCGCCCGAGCACAAGATCGTGCTCGAGCGCAAGCTGTGGCTGGAAGTGCTGCGGGCGCAGGTCGAACTCGGCGTGGACGTGCCGCCCGGCGTGGTCGAGGACTACGAGCGCGTGATCGACCGGGTCGACCTGGCGTCGATCGCCGACCGCGAGCGGGTGACCCGCCACGATGTGAAGGCGCGCATCGAGGAGTTCAACGCGCTCGCCGGGCACGAGCACATCCACAAGGGCATGACCAGCCGCGATCTCACCGAGAACGTGGAGCAGTTGCAGATCCGGCTCTCGCTCGAGCACGTGTACCGGCACGGTGTCGCGGTGGTCGCCCGGCTGGCCGAGCGGGCCACCGAATATCAGGCGCTGGTGATGGCGGGGCGCTCGCACAATGTCGCCGCGCAGGCCACCACGCTGGGCAAGCGTTTCGCCAGTGCGGCCGACGAGGTGCTGATCGCGCTGACCCGGCTGCGCGAGCTGATCGACCGCTACCCGTTGCGCGGCATCAAGGGCCCGATGGGTACGGCACAGGACATGCTCGATCTGCTCGGCGGCGATTCGGCAAAGCTCGCGCAACTCGAGCAGAAGGTGGCGCGGCACCTGGGTTTCGCGACCGTGCTCAGCAGCGTCGGGCAGGTCTATCCGCGTTCGCTGGACCACGACGTGCTCTCCGCGTTGGTCCAATTGGGCGCGGGCCCTTCGTCTTTCGCGCACACCGTGCGCCTGATGGCCGGGCACGAACTGGTCACCGAGGGTTTCCAGCCCGGCCAGGTGGGCTCCTCGGCCATGCCGCACAAGATGAACACCCGCTCCTGCGAGCGCGTGAACGGCCTGCAGGTGGTGCTGCGCGGGTACGCGACGATGGCCGCCGAACTCGCCGGCGCGCAATGGAACGAGGGCGACGTGTTCTGCTCGGTGGTGCGCCGCGTCGCGCTGCCGGACGCCTTCTTCGCCATCGACGGCATGATCGAGACCTTCCTGACGGTGCTGACCGAATTCGGCGCCTACCCGGCCGTCAGCGAACGCGAACTGAACCGCTACCTGCCCTTCCTGGCCACCACGCGCATCCTGATGGCGGCCGTACGCGCGGGTGTCGGCCGCGAGACCGCGCACGAGGTCATCAAGGAGCACGCCGTCGCGGTCGCGCTGGCGATGCGTGAGCAGGGGCGCGAACCCGACCTGCTGGACCGACTGGCCGCCGACGACCGGATGCCGCTGGACCGGGCGGCGCTCGACGAGGCGCTGTCGGACAGGTCGGCGTTCATCGGCGCGGCCGCGGCCCAGGTGACCGATGTCGTCGCGCAGGTGCAGAAGCTGGTCGACGCGGACCCCGACGCGGCCCGCTACACGCCGTCGCCCATTCTGTAGCCCGCCCGCCGGTGACGCCGGCGACGTAGGCTGATCGCTCATGGACCCGTATTCGATCTTCGCCGATATCGTCGCCGGTCGCGCCCCCGCGTCCACGGTGTACGAGGACGACGATGTGTTGGCGTTCATGGACATTCGGCCGATGACACCCGGGCACCTGCTGGTGATCCCCAAGGTTCCGGCGCGCAGTCTGGCCGAGCTGGATCCGGAGCTGGGCGGCAAGCTGTTCCGGGTGGGGCAGCGGCTGGCCGCGGCATTGCGCGCGTCCGAGGTGGGGTGCGACGGGGTGAACTTCTTCCTCGCCGACGGGGTGACGGCGGGGCAGGAGGTGTTCCATGTGCACCTGCACGTCATACCGCGCACTCCCGGTGACGGATTCGGATTGCGCGGCCGCCCGACGAGTCCGGCCCGGGCCGATCTGGACTATCTGGCGGGTTCCATCCGCGGGGCGTTGGAGCGTTCGGTTCCGGAGTGACCCAACCTGTGGTTTGCTGAATAGATGCCAGCGAGCCGCTGCGACTGGCTGTTTCGGGTCGTGCGTTACTTTTATTGGCACTTGTGGTGGGCTGATGGAGGTGCGAAATGCGGCGTAAGGCCGTTGCTGCTGTTGTGCTCGCTATTGTTGCCGGTGCGTTCGGGCCGTGGGCCGGGCCGCCACCGCGCGCGTCCGCGGCCCGGGTCGTCGGAATCGACGAGCTGAGCCCGACCCGCGCGGCGGTGTTCGTCGAGTCGGCCGCCATGGGCCGCGTCGTCCAGGTCCAGGTGCTGCATCCGGCGGGCGGCGGCGTGCGGCCGACCTACTACCTGCTCGACGGCCTGGATCCGGGGGAGCGGCAGAGCACCTGGACCAACGCCACCGACGCCGAACCTTTCTTCGCGGGCAAGGACGTCAACGTGGTGCTGCCGATGGGCGGACAGGCCAGCTACTACACCGACTGGCAGCAGGACGATCCGCGCTTGGGCCGCTACCGGTGGGAGACCTTCCTGACCCGGGAACTGCCGCCGATCATCGACGCCAATTTCTCCGGCGACGGGACCAACGCGATCGGCGGACTGTCGATGGGCGGTATCGCGGCCTTCGTGCTGGCGGTGCGCAATCCGGGGCTGTATCGCGCGATCGCCGGTTACAGCGCGTGCCCGGATCTGGGCCTGGCACAGGGGCCGATCCTGTTCTCCATCGCCAATCGCGGCGGTACCCCGGGCAATATGTGGGGCGCCCCGGGCGGTCCCGAATGGGGTGCGCACGATCCGGCGCTGCTGGCGGATCGGCTGCGCGGGACCACCATCTACCTATCCACCGGCACCGGAATTCCGGGCCCGCACGAGGCCGAGATCAAACCACAGCTGCCCGAGAACCTCTTCTTCGGTGGCCCGATCGAGGCCGGTGTCGACGTGTGCGTGACGGCGTTCGAGCGGCGACTCCAAGGGCTGGGCATCCCGGCCCGCATCGATCGCAGCCCGGTGGGCACGCACTCGTGGTCCTACTGGCAGGACACGCTGCACGCCTCGTGGCCCACGATCGCCGCCGCCATCGGAGCTTGAATCCGAATCAGGATCGCGGGACCGAACCGGGACGGTTGAACTCGCCGTCCTTGGCTCCGGCGACGAATGCCTTCCACTCGCCGGGGGTGAAGATCAGCGTCGGGCCGTCGGGATTCTTCGCATCCCGCAGGCCGATGTTGCCACTGGCCAGGAAGGCCACCTCGACGCCGCCCGACTCACTGCTGCGGTGCCAGACGGCGTCGGGCTCGATCTCGCGGTTCTTCGCTTCCACATCTGCTCCTGTGCGGGTCCGAATCCGGCGGGCAGCGTCGGCCGGAGCGGTCCGGGCGACGCCGACGTAGACAGTAGCCGGTCGGCCCGTTCCGGCGGTGCGAATGGTGATTCGCCGTATTTCCGGGGCCCGTCTCCCCGGTCCCGCGCCGATGAACAAGTGGGACCGGACGGGAGCGATGCGGTCGCCGGGGCCGACGTGGCGCTGGTCACGGTCGTGCCCGCGGGTGACATTCTCGTGGTTTACCTCGCAACCGAATCGGAAACCCCGCTGATTGTGGCGGATATACGGCGTCGATCAGTCGGCGTAGCCGAAAATGTGCGCCGCGCCACACCCCAGGCACGACAAGGATGGAGCACCGCATGGCACCCGTCTTCGACAGTTGCGCGGTGGTGCCCCGGCACCTCACCGTCGAGCAGGCTCACAACATCTTGCACATCCACAGCAGCTGCCCCACCGATCAGTGCCCGCGCCGCAAGGCCGCGCTGTATTTTCTGATGGACTCGCGGCGCACGGTCCGGGACAACCCACGTGACCTGCGTCGACCGGTGCCGCGGTCGACAGGGCTGGGGTAACCCCCCGGTCCGGGGTTGGCGACGGGTCCGCCGCGCCGCGCACTACGGTGGAGCGCATGGCTCTCGACAGTGGCACCGGAACGACCCCGACCGCCGGCGACGCAGCGTCCGCCGCGACGCCGTCGCCGCTCGACGGCGCGACGCCGCCGATCGCCAAGCGGGTGCCGACCGAACGGGTACACCACGGCGACACCTTCGTAGATGACTACGAATGGCTGCGCGACAAGGAGAATCCCGAGGTCATCGCCTACCTCGAGGCCGAGAACGCCTATACCGACGCGCAAACCGCCCACCTGCGGCCGCTGCGGGACAAGATCTTCGACGAGATCAAGGCGCGCACGCAGGAGACCGATCTGTCCGTTCCCGCCCGGATGGGCGAATTCTGGTATTACTCCCGCAGTTTCGAGGGCAAGCAGTACGGGGTGCACTGCCGCTGCCCCGTCGCCGATCCCGACGACTGGACTCCGCCGCAGCTCGAGGCCGACACCGAGATCGCGGGCGAGCAGATCCTGCTGGACAGCAACGCGCTCGCCGCGGATCACGACTTCTTCGCGCTGGGCGCGTTCTCGGTCAGCCATGACGGGACGCTGCTGGCCTATTCGATGGACACCGTCGGTGACGAGCGGTACGTGCTGCGGTTCAAGGATCTGCGCACCGGAGAGCCGCTGGGCGACGAGATCCCGGGCACCGCCCCCGGCGCGACCTGGTCGCTGGACGGCACGCATGTCTTCTATCAGACCGTCGACGAGTCGTGGCGGCCCGACACCGTGTGGCGGCACCGCCTCGGCACCTCGACCGACGCCGACGTCAAGGTCTTCCACGAACCGGACGAGCGCTACTGGGTGAGCATCGGCGCCACCCGCTCCGAGAAATATCTGATGATCTGGGTCGGCTCGAAGATCACCACCGAGGGCTGGGTGCTCGAATCCGACGATCCCGAAGGCGAATTCCGGGTGCTGCTGCCCCGGCGCGAGGGCGTCGAATACTCCGCCGAGCACGCGGTGATCGGCGGGCGCGACCGATTCCTGGTGCTGCACAACGACGTCGTGGACGGGGTGAAGGCGGAGAACTTCGTGCTCGCCGAGGCCCCCGCCGACGATCCGGCAGACCTGACGATCCTCATCCCGCACCGCGACGACGTGCGGCTCGAGGACATCGACTGCTTCGCCGACCATCTGGTGCTGTCCTACCGGCGTGAGGCGCTGTCGCGAGTCGCGGTGTGGCCGTTGACCTCCGAGGGCTACGGCGAACTGCGTGAGCTGGACTTCGGATTGGAGTTGTTCGCCGCCGGGGTCGGCTCCAACCCGGAATGGGACCAGCCGACCCTGCGGCTCGGCCTGACCTCCTTCATCACCCCCGTGCAGGTCTTCGACTACGTGCCCGCCACCGGCGAGATGACCCTGCGCAAGGAGCAGGCGGTGCTGGGCGGCTACGACCCGAACGACTATGAGCAGCAGCGGGATTGGGCGGTGGCGCAGGACGGGACCCGGATCCCGATCTCGCTGGTGCGGCGCAAGGATCTCGCCGGAACCGGCCCGAAGCCGCTGCTGCTCTACGGGTACGGCTCCTACGAGGCCAGCATCGACCCGGCGTTCTCGGTGTCGCGGCTGTCGCTGCTGGACCGCGGGATGGTGTTCGCGGTGGCGCACGTGCGCGGCGGTGGCGAGATGGGGCGGCTGTGGTACGAGCACGGCAAGACACTCACCAAACGCAACACGTTCACCGACTTCGTCTCCTCCGCAAGGCATCTCGTCGACACGGGGGTCACCGCGCCGGACCGGATGATCGCCGACGGCGGCAGCGCGGGCGGCCTGCTGGTGGGCGCGGTCGCCAACCTGGCGCCCGAACTGTTCACCGGCATCCTGGCCAACGTGCCGTTCGTGGACCCGCTCACCTCGATCCTGGATCCCTCGCTGCCGCTGACCGTCATCGAATGGGACGAGTGGGGAAACCCCTTGGCGGACAAGCAGGTCTACGAGTACATGAAGTCCTACTCGCCCTACGAGAATGTCGAGGCCAAGGACTATCCGGCGATCCTGGCGATCACCAGCATCAACGACACCCGGGTGCTGTATGTGGAACCGGCCAAGTGGGTGGCGAAACTGCGCGCCACCAAGACCGGCGACGCGCCGCTGCTGCTGAAGACCGAGATGAGCGCGGGGCACGGCGGTGTCAGCGGGCGCTACGAGAAGTGGAAGGAAGTGGCGTTCGAATACGCCTGGGTGCTGGACACGGTCGGCCTGGCGGACGCCTGATTCGGTAGCGCGAATTCGTCGGCGCGTCACCCGCGCAGCACGGTGCCGACACCTCGCCCACGCACAGTGGGTGTGGTTGGCAGCACCGAAAGGGGGTACGCGCCATTATGCGTGCACAACTGCTGGTCTCGGTGTCGGGCATTCGTGACGCCACCAGGGAAACGGCCATGGCCTTCGCCGCCGAGATGGATCGGCGCGAGGTCCCGCTGTCACTGCTGGTCGCACCGCGACTGAAGAACAAGTACCGGCTCGCCGACGACGCGCCGACGCAGGACTGGCTGCGCGCGCGCCGCGCGGCGGGCGACGCGATCGTCCTGCACGGCTACGACCAGGCCGCCACCAAACGGCGGCGGGCCGAGTTCGCGACGCTGCCCGAACACGAAGCGCGACTGCGGTTGACGGCCGCCGACCGCGTACTCGAGGGCGTCGGCCTGCGGACCCGGTTGTTCGCGGCCCCGCGCTGGAACTCCTCGGAGGGCGCGCTGGCCGCCCTGCCCGCGGTGGGTTTCCGGCTGGCGCTCGGGCTCACCGGCCTGCACGACCTGGAACGCGGTGTGACCCAACGGGCTTGGGTGCACGGCATCGGCGAGGGCTTCCGCGCCGAACCGTGGTGGTGCCACGCCCTGGTGATGAGTGCGGCGCGCACCGCTCGTCGCGGCGGCATCCTCCGCCTGGCGGTCTCGGCCGCCCAGCTCGATCGCTCCGGTCCGCGCCAGGCCGTGCTCGACGCCATCGACCTCGCGCTGTTCCACGAGGCCGTGCCCGACACCTATCGCTGGGAGCCGCTTACCCCCGCCCGTGCGGCCTGAGACGCGCTGGGGCGACAGGGTTTTCGCCGTCGTTCAGCGCAGGAGCAGACTCAGCCCGAGGGCGAGCATGATCAGCGCGATGGCCGAGTCCAGCACGCGCCAGGCGGTGGGGCGCGCGAACACCGGGGCGAGGAGGCGGCTGCCGTAGCCGAGGGCGGCGAACCACAGGACGCTGGCGAGCATCGCGCCTGCCGCGAACGACCAGCGATCCGGGCCGTAGGTGTTGCCGAACGAGCCCATCAACACCACGGTGTCCAGGTAGACGTGCGGGTTGAGCCAGGTCAGCGCCAGACAGGTGAGGATCGTGCGCACCAGGGGCGAGCGGGCAGCGGTGGTGCGCGGGCGCGTCGGCGCGACCGCTGCCGGGAGGGCGGGAGTGTCTGCCGCCCGGGCTCCGGCGGGCGCGGTGGTCGCGTCCACGATCGTGTTGCCGGTGGTCACGGTGCCGATCGCCCTCGATGCGGTGGCCGGGGGTAACGCGCCGGCGGTGTGACGCTGGGCGGGCTCGCGTATGCCGGTGCGGCTGTGCGGGGGACCAGGGTTGCCTCGACTCGTCCGAGCGTGTGGGTCCGGGCCGGTGCGCAGGGAGCCGGGGGACAGGGCGCGCCGCACGGCGAGGGCGGCGTAGGCGAGGAGGAAGGCTCCGCCGAGGTGGCGGGCCACATCCAGCAGGACCGGCGCCGTGGTCAGGACGGCGCCCGCGCCGCCGATGCCCGCCGCGATCAGCACGACGTCGGAAAGGGTGCAGACCGCGATGACGGCGCGGATGTGCGCGCCCCCGATGCCCTGACGCAGGACGAACGCGTTCTGCGCGCCGATCGCCACGATCAGCGACAGCCCGAAGCCCAGGCCGGGTAGCACGGCGGAAACGCTCACACCGGTCGACGCTAGGGACCTTTACGATAATCAGACAAGCTGAAGTTTTTCAGCGGTCATTAGAATTTCTTCATATGGATCTGCAACTCGACCAGCTCCGCGCCCTCGACGCCGCGGTCGCCGAGGGCACCCTGGAGGCGGCCGCCCGTCGGCTCCGGGTAACGCCCTCGGCGGTGAGCCAGCGCGTCAAGGCCCTCGAGGGCACGGTCGGCCGGACCCTGCTCCAGCGCACGAAACCGGTGCGCCCCACCGAATCCGGACGCGCCGTATTGCGCCTCGCCCGCCAGATCGAACTCCTCACCGGTGACACCGTCCGTGAATTAGGCGGTGTCGCAAGCGAATCCGAGAACAGCGGCGGCCGCGTCCGGATTCCTGTCGCGATCAACGCCGATTCGCTGGAGACGTGGGTGATGCCCGCGCTGGGCCGCGCTCCGGCCGGGGTGTGCTTCGAAATCCACCGCGAGGACGAGGAACACACCACCCGGCTGCTGCGCGACGGCACCGTCATGGCGGCGATCACCGCGACGGCGCAGCCTGTGCAGGGCTGCCGGGTGGAGCGGCTCGGCGCGATGCGCTACCGCCCGATGGCTACCCCGGAGTACGCCCGCACGTGGTTTCCCGACGGCCCCACCGCCCGTGCCTTCGCCGCCGCCCCGGTCGTCCTGTTCGATCGCAAGGACGACCTGCAGGACAGGCTGATGCGCCGCCGCGCCCGCCGCCCCCTGGACCCACCCCGCCACTACATCCCCTCCTCCACGGGCTTCGCCGCAGCCGTGCGCCTGGGCCTGGGCTGGGGCATGTTGCCCGACGTGCAAACCACCCGCGATCGGGATACCGGCCGCCTCGTTCCGCTCGCCCCCGACCTGCACATCGACGTTCCCCTCTACTGGCAGCAATGGCGGCTGCACTCCCCGACACTCACCACCATCGCGACCCTCATCGCCGCCGCGGCCACCGAATCCCTGCGCTGAGACGGGCTACGCGCGGAGGCGGTGGCGGAGCGCGGCGGTGCTGACCTCCGGAGTGGCGTTGTGGGTGAAGCCACCGGCCGCCGCGCGATCGAGGGGCACCGTGGGCGGATGGGTGTCCAGTTGAGCGAGGGCTCGCTGGATGTCGGTCAGCAGCAGATCGGCCATGTCGTGGCTGAAACCGTGGCGGATCAGGGCGCGCATGATGGTCTCGTCGCCGCGGTCGGCGGGGAGCGGATAGGCGGCGACCAGCCAGCCGCGGGTGCGCAGGCGGTCGGAGAGGTCGTAGAGGTTGTACGGCTGGTCGTCGGGCAGTGTCCACGACACCGCGGCGATGCCCCGCAGCGGGTCACCGTCGTGAATGATCTCGAACGGCCCGAGTTTCTCGATGCCCGCCGCCAGGTGCTGCGCCACCGAATACGCCGCCGATTGCACGCGGGAATAGCCGACCCGCCCGAGCCGGATGAATTCGTAGTACGAGGTGACGACCTGCCCGCCGGGCCGCGAGAAATTGAGATTGCAGGTGGCCATGTTGCCGCCCAGGTAATCGACGTCGAAGATCAATTCCTCCGGCAGATCGTCGGCCGAGCGCCAGATCGCCCACCCGGCCCCCAGCGGAGCCAGGCCGGTCTTGTGCCCGGAGGCATTGACCGACCGCACTCGCGGTAACCGGAAGTCCCACACCAGTTCCGGCGCGGCGAAGGGGGCGAGGAAGCCGCCGCTCGCGGCATCGACGTGGATGGGGATGTCCAGTCCGGTCCGCGCCTGCAGATCATCGAGCGCCTGGCTGATTCCCGCGACGTCCTCGAAAAGTCCGGTGAATGTCTGCCCGAAGGTCGGCACGACCATGATGGTGTTCTCGTCGCAATGGGTCGCGATATCGTCTGGGTGCAGTGTCAGCCGGTCGCCGCGCAACGGCACCTGGCGGATATCGACGTCGAAATATCGTGCGAACTTCTCCCACACCACCTGGATCGGCCCGCACACGAAATTCGGAATGCCTGTCCCGCCGCGTTTGCGCCAGCGGAACTTGGCCGCCAGCCCGCCGAGCATGGCGGCCTCGCTGGACCCGGTGGTGGAGGTACCCCGCGTGGTCGCCGGGTCCGGCGCGTGCCAGAGATCGGCGAGCATCCGCACGCAGCGGCGCTCCAGTTCGGCGGTCTGCGGATACTCGTCCTTGTCCACGATGTTCTTGTCGATCGATTCGTTCATCAGGCGCCGGGCCCGGTCGTCGACCCAGGTGGTGCAGAAGGTGGCGAGGTTCATCCGGGCGACGCCGTCGAGCAGCAGCTCGTCGTGGACGATCTGATACGCGGCCTCCGCGAACATCTCGCTATCGGGAAAGGCGTTCTTGGGCGCCCCGGTCTCGAGCGGGGGTTGCGCGAAAAGGTCGTCGGATGCGGTGGGATCGTCGGGCATATCGCCTCCTGGCGCTGGTGTAGACCAGTTGCCGTGCGT from Nocardia wallacei carries:
- a CDS encoding glutamate decarboxylase; its protein translation is MPDDPTASDDLFAQPPLETGAPKNAFPDSEMFAEAAYQIVHDELLLDGVARMNLATFCTTWVDDRARRLMNESIDKNIVDKDEYPQTAELERRCVRMLADLWHAPDPATTRGTSTTGSSEAAMLGGLAAKFRWRKRGGTGIPNFVCGPIQVVWEKFARYFDVDIRQVPLRGDRLTLHPDDIATHCDENTIMVVPTFGQTFTGLFEDVAGISQALDDLQARTGLDIPIHVDAASGGFLAPFAAPELVWDFRLPRVRSVNASGHKTGLAPLGAGWAIWRSADDLPEELIFDVDYLGGNMATCNLNFSRPGGQVVTSYYEFIRLGRVGYSRVQSAAYSVAQHLAAGIEKLGPFEIIHDGDPLRGIAAVSWTLPDDQPYNLYDLSDRLRTRGWLVAAYPLPADRGDETIMRALIRHGFSHDMADLLLTDIQRALAQLDTHPPTVPLDRAAAGGFTHNATPEVSTAALRHRLRA